The following proteins come from a genomic window of Actinopolyspora saharensis:
- the pyk gene encoding pyruvate kinase, translating to MSRRAKIVCTMGPATASPEKVSALVSAGMNVARLNFSHGSHEDHRHVYDMVRAQASESGRAVGILADLQGPKIRLGTFAEGEVEWRTGETVRITVEDVQGNHDRVSTTYEGLTGDAKVGDRILVDDGKVGLTVTAVEETDVVCQVDEGGPVSDHKGLSLPGMDVSVPAMSPKDIDDLEFALNMGVDFIALSFVRTPADIDIVHQVMDRVGRRAPVIAKLEKPEAVDNLEAIVLAFDGVMVARGDLGVELPLEHVPLVQKRAIGIARENAKPVIVATQMLDSMIGNPRPTRAETSDVANAVLDGTDAVMLSGETSVGEYPVDTVETMARIVEAVEAGSSEPPELSHVPRTKRGVLSYAARDIGERLSAKALVAFTQSGDTVRRLARLHTRLPLFAFTPEESVRSQLALTWGTETFLVPSVETTDQMVRQVDQAMLSIGRSETGDTVVIVAGSPPGTVGSTNLVRVHRLGEEDHV from the coding sequence GTGAGTCGACGAGCCAAGATAGTTTGTACTATGGGGCCAGCAACGGCCAGCCCGGAGAAGGTGAGTGCGCTCGTCAGCGCCGGGATGAACGTCGCTCGGCTGAATTTCAGTCACGGTAGTCACGAGGACCACCGCCATGTTTACGACATGGTCCGCGCCCAGGCGTCCGAGTCCGGACGCGCGGTGGGGATTCTCGCCGACCTGCAGGGGCCGAAGATTCGGCTGGGGACCTTCGCCGAGGGCGAGGTCGAGTGGCGTACCGGTGAGACGGTGCGGATCACGGTGGAGGACGTGCAGGGCAACCATGATCGGGTGTCCACGACCTACGAGGGACTGACCGGCGACGCGAAGGTGGGCGACCGGATCCTCGTCGACGACGGGAAGGTCGGACTGACCGTGACCGCCGTCGAGGAGACCGATGTGGTCTGCCAGGTCGACGAAGGGGGGCCGGTCTCCGACCACAAGGGGCTCTCCCTGCCGGGAATGGACGTCTCCGTTCCGGCGATGTCGCCCAAGGACATCGACGACCTGGAGTTCGCGCTGAACATGGGCGTGGACTTCATCGCGCTGTCGTTCGTCCGCACTCCGGCCGACATCGACATCGTGCACCAGGTCATGGACCGGGTCGGTCGCCGCGCCCCGGTGATCGCGAAGCTGGAGAAGCCCGAGGCGGTGGACAACCTCGAGGCCATCGTGCTCGCCTTCGACGGAGTGATGGTAGCCAGGGGGGATCTCGGCGTCGAGCTCCCGCTGGAACACGTGCCGCTGGTGCAGAAGAGGGCGATCGGGATCGCCAGGGAGAACGCCAAGCCGGTGATCGTGGCCACCCAGATGCTGGATTCCATGATCGGCAACCCGAGGCCGACCAGGGCGGAGACGTCCGATGTGGCCAACGCCGTGCTGGACGGCACCGACGCCGTGATGTTGTCCGGCGAGACCAGCGTCGGGGAGTACCCGGTGGACACGGTGGAGACGATGGCCCGGATCGTCGAGGCGGTCGAGGCAGGTTCCTCGGAACCGCCGGAACTGAGTCACGTGCCGCGCACCAAGCGGGGGGTGCTCTCCTACGCCGCCAGGGACATCGGGGAGCGTCTCAGCGCCAAGGCGCTGGTGGCGTTCACGCAGTCCGGTGACACCGTGCGGAGGTTGGCCCGGTTGCACACCAGGCTGCCGCTGTTCGCGTTCACCCCCGAGGAATCCGTCCGGAGTCAGCTCGCTCTCACTTGGGGGACGGAGACCTTCCTGGTGCCTAGTGTGGAGACCACCGACCAGATGGTGCGCCAGGTGGATCAGGCCATGTTGTCGATCGGACGTTCGGAGACCGGGGACACAGTGGTCATCGTTGCCGGGTCTCCTCCGGGGACGGTTGGCTCGACGAACCTGGTTCGGGTGCACCGTCTCGGCGAGGAAGACCACGTCTGA
- a CDS encoding ATP-binding protein, with product MDSTARARSRTAGGNLPAEVTSFVGRRREITLTKRLLAESRVVTLTGPGGIGKSRLALRVATGARKSFRDKVWQVDLGDLDDPELLPATVVEQLSIPESSGGTETDDIVEYFRERETLLVVDNCEHLVEACAEFVDVLVRSCPGVRVLATSRQSLGIAGESTLVVPPLQTPEQEQLPAPEAYEQYAAVRLFADRARAVVPEFEVTPDNAPVLMRLCQRLDGNPLAIELAVVRLRSLSPEQLEQRLNERYELLSGGRRGAPQRQRTLRALIDWSYDLCTEQDRRAWAHLSVFAGSFDLEAAEHVLGDAVDRGNVATLVHSLVDKSILLRDSEHDGPSRYRIPHALREYGLEKLTAAGERSGTEERHRQWYSNIVARFSAEWIGAEQVEWVRRLRMEQANLRTALHLASTPERAAEDPSSALRLAIGLGRYWQLRGLHSEARHWLDRTLALTGTEHARRDRASALAASAWFTLLHGDVSVARRSLDTAITTIEDEDAALERAHLTQVYGMAALFEQETDTATRLLQAALTAFRRHVDPQGELFALIGLGLAHTLGGRRQHGLELLDDALAITTGRGEIYWRSWTLWAIGYLKITADNPERADSALKEALSLQRRLDNRLAIAFSMDTMAWAARRRGDDKRAARLFGAAGGAWEAARSTPNLYAAFAEQHRSHLVDTRQALGSEEYNDAFDRGYRWSSEAAIDYALEIKQRSRASSRENVHPMPLTSREREIAQLVAQGRTNKEIAERLVIALRTVEGHVQHILTKLDFTSRAQIAGWVAGQQSEQS from the coding sequence GTGGACTCCACCGCACGAGCTCGCTCACGCACGGCCGGCGGCAATCTCCCGGCAGAGGTCACGAGCTTCGTCGGAAGGCGTCGCGAGATCACGCTCACCAAACGACTGCTGGCCGAGTCCCGGGTGGTTACGCTCACCGGCCCCGGGGGGATCGGCAAGAGCAGGCTGGCGCTGCGCGTGGCCACGGGCGCGCGCAAGTCGTTCCGGGACAAGGTCTGGCAGGTCGATCTCGGCGACCTGGACGACCCGGAACTGCTGCCCGCCACCGTGGTGGAACAGCTCAGCATCCCGGAGTCCTCCGGTGGCACGGAGACCGACGACATCGTCGAGTACTTCCGCGAACGCGAAACACTGCTCGTCGTGGACAACTGCGAGCACCTCGTGGAGGCCTGCGCCGAGTTCGTGGACGTCCTCGTGCGCTCCTGCCCCGGGGTCCGCGTACTCGCCACCAGCAGGCAGTCCCTCGGCATCGCAGGGGAGAGCACGCTGGTCGTCCCACCGCTGCAGACCCCCGAGCAGGAGCAACTTCCCGCCCCGGAGGCCTACGAGCAGTACGCGGCAGTGAGGTTGTTCGCCGACCGGGCCCGCGCCGTGGTTCCCGAGTTCGAGGTGACCCCGGACAACGCTCCCGTGCTGATGCGCCTGTGCCAGCGGCTCGACGGGAACCCCCTCGCCATCGAGCTGGCCGTGGTGCGGCTGCGCTCCCTGTCCCCCGAACAGCTCGAGCAGCGCCTCAACGAGCGCTACGAGCTGCTCAGCGGAGGACGGCGCGGAGCGCCGCAGCGGCAGCGGACGCTGCGCGCCCTGATCGACTGGAGCTACGACCTGTGCACCGAGCAGGACCGCAGGGCGTGGGCGCACCTGTCGGTGTTCGCGGGCAGCTTCGACCTGGAGGCCGCCGAACACGTCCTCGGAGACGCCGTCGACCGCGGGAACGTCGCCACGCTCGTCCACTCGTTGGTGGACAAGTCGATCCTGCTGCGCGACTCCGAGCACGACGGCCCGAGCCGCTACCGGATCCCGCACGCGCTGCGCGAGTACGGTCTGGAGAAGCTTACCGCTGCGGGCGAGCGCTCCGGGACCGAGGAACGGCACCGGCAGTGGTACAGCAACATCGTGGCTCGGTTCTCCGCCGAGTGGATCGGCGCCGAGCAGGTCGAATGGGTGCGGCGACTGCGCATGGAGCAGGCGAACCTGCGCACGGCCCTGCACCTGGCGAGCACTCCCGAGAGGGCGGCCGAGGACCCGTCCTCCGCCCTGCGCCTGGCCATCGGGCTGGGACGCTACTGGCAACTGCGCGGGTTGCACTCGGAGGCGCGACACTGGCTGGACAGGACGCTGGCCCTGACCGGCACGGAACACGCCAGGCGGGACCGGGCCTCGGCACTCGCCGCGAGCGCCTGGTTCACCCTGCTGCACGGGGACGTCTCGGTGGCGCGGCGCTCCCTGGACACGGCCATCACCACGATCGAGGACGAGGACGCCGCCCTCGAACGCGCCCATCTGACCCAGGTCTACGGCATGGCGGCGCTGTTCGAGCAGGAAACGGACACGGCCACCCGGCTCCTCCAGGCAGCGCTGACCGCCTTCCGCCGCCACGTCGACCCGCAGGGCGAGCTATTCGCGCTGATCGGGCTCGGGCTCGCCCACACGCTGGGCGGGCGAAGACAGCACGGTCTGGAACTGCTCGACGACGCGCTGGCGATCACCACCGGGCGCGGGGAGATCTACTGGCGGTCCTGGACGTTGTGGGCGATCGGCTACCTCAAGATCACCGCCGACAACCCCGAGCGGGCCGACTCGGCCCTCAAGGAAGCGCTGAGCCTGCAGCGCAGGCTGGACAACCGGCTGGCCATCGCCTTCAGCATGGACACCATGGCCTGGGCCGCGCGCCGCCGCGGTGACGACAAGCGCGCGGCCCGGCTGTTCGGGGCGGCGGGCGGAGCCTGGGAGGCGGCGCGTTCCACCCCCAATCTCTACGCCGCCTTCGCCGAGCAGCACCGGAGCCATCTGGTCGACACGCGGCAGGCCCTCGGCTCCGAGGAGTACAACGACGCCTTCGACCGCGGATACCGCTGGTCCTCCGAGGCCGCGATCGACTACGCGCTGGAGATCAAGCAGCGTTCGCGAGCCAGCTCGCGGGAGAACGTGCACCCGATGCCGCTGACGAGCCGGGAGCGGGAGATCGCCCAGCTCGTGGCGCAGGGACGCACCAACAAGGAAATAGCCGAACGACTGGTCATCGCGCTGCGGACGGTGGAAGGGCACGTGCAGCACATCCTCACCAAGCTCGACTTCACCTCGCGGGCGCAGATCGCGGGGTGGGTCGCGGGCCAGCAGTCGGAGCAGTCCTGA
- a CDS encoding FadR/GntR family transcriptional regulator, with amino-acid sequence MSRACVAANGARLSGGLHGKIVDVLGREISSGTHPPGSVLRVEDLEQRFGISRSVVREVVRTLASIRLVVGRQRIGIVVRPREEWNTFDPMLIRWLLEVDRTNQVKTLVELRTAVEPVAAGAAAQRADAEQVAELARLATRMGELASAGALEEFLDADVAFHSLVLRSSGNEMFAQLHEVVREVLRWRTEQGLMPARPEPMAIELHDEIARCIGRGDGRRAEEATRELVAEALHGTLELLDAPSET; translated from the coding sequence ATGTCCCGGGCGTGCGTGGCGGCGAACGGAGCCAGGTTGAGCGGAGGACTGCACGGAAAGATCGTCGACGTTCTGGGGCGCGAGATCAGCTCCGGAACGCATCCGCCCGGTAGCGTGCTGCGCGTCGAGGACCTGGAGCAGCGTTTCGGCATATCCCGCAGCGTGGTGCGCGAGGTGGTGCGCACGCTCGCCTCGATCCGGCTCGTGGTGGGGCGTCAGCGGATCGGGATCGTGGTGCGGCCGCGTGAGGAGTGGAACACCTTCGATCCGATGCTGATCCGCTGGCTGCTGGAGGTCGACAGGACCAACCAGGTCAAGACCCTCGTGGAACTCCGCACCGCGGTCGAACCGGTGGCCGCCGGTGCCGCTGCGCAGCGTGCCGACGCCGAGCAGGTGGCCGAGCTGGCGCGTCTCGCGACCCGGATGGGCGAACTCGCCTCGGCAGGGGCCCTGGAGGAGTTCCTCGACGCCGACGTGGCCTTCCACTCCCTGGTGCTGAGGTCCTCGGGCAACGAGATGTTCGCCCAGCTGCACGAGGTGGTGCGCGAGGTGCTGCGCTGGCGCACCGAGCAGGGGCTGATGCCCGCACGTCCCGAGCCGATGGCCATCGAGCTGCACGACGAGATCGCACGGTGCATCGGTCGGGGCGACGGCCGGCGCGCCGAGGAGGCCACGAGGGAGCTGGTCGCCGAGGCGCTGCACGGGACGTTGGAGCTGCTGGACGCCCCCTCCGAGACGTGA
- a CDS encoding HelD family protein codes for MSDTRADRELDHTDSVAAEQQYVSMLYDKLDELRQYNSRRLAETLRETGGTPQARTERDISTKMHIDKLSQLSAVENGLCFGRLDLDSGERFHIGRLGLFDEENEYTPLLIDWRAPAARPFYLATAASRDGVVRRRHIRTTRRTVTDLEDEVLDLDAAEQSSHLGLAGEATLLAALDERRTGKMGDIVATIQAEQDRIIRSGMNGVLVVQGGPGTGKTAVALHRAAYLLYTYRQQLTKRGVLVVGPNPTFLRYIGQVLPSLGETGVLLSTVGELYPGVVATGRESAEAAELKGRSEMVSVLNNAVRERQQVPKNYIEVTFDREPLHIDKSTCSQARTKARKSRKSHNEARKIFRREMFSALALQVADRLGRDLLDQRDIDDISAELRADTGVCEALEGLWPELEPTTLLDELLSSPERLRKASRKYFDEQQRQALLRESGAEWTPSDAPLLDELAELLGEDDSEQQQAQRQQEREELAYAEGVLHIMEQDEEIIDPERLRVSDVLDADLLAQRHRTDSDMTAAERAAGDRTWTFGHVIIDEAQELSAMAWRVLMRRCPSRSMTVVGDIAQTGSTAGASSWHEVLSPYVARRWRLEELTINYRTPSEIMSRAESLLSAMDVDLSVPNSVRSTGVEPYRLRVAEEELPTRVAEVTAKETGAVDGGRVAVLLPAGELSEIGPSIVERTPEAAFGPQPEGLEAPVMVLTVDQAKGLEFDSVVVVEPQVLLSESSRGLSDVYVALTRSTTRLAVVHTGDLPPELQGLEIEE; via the coding sequence GTGTCCGACACCCGAGCCGATCGGGAACTTGACCACACCGACAGCGTCGCCGCCGAGCAGCAGTACGTGTCGATGCTCTACGACAAGCTCGACGAGCTACGCCAGTACAACAGCAGGCGTCTGGCCGAGACGCTCCGCGAAACCGGTGGCACACCGCAGGCGCGCACCGAGCGCGACATTTCCACCAAGATGCACATCGACAAGCTCTCCCAGTTGAGCGCGGTGGAGAACGGGCTGTGTTTCGGCAGGCTCGACCTGGACAGTGGTGAACGCTTTCACATCGGCAGGTTGGGGCTGTTCGACGAGGAGAACGAGTACACACCGCTGCTCATCGACTGGCGCGCTCCGGCCGCGCGGCCGTTCTACCTCGCCACGGCGGCGTCCAGGGACGGAGTCGTGCGCCGCAGGCACATCCGGACCACCAGACGCACCGTCACGGATCTGGAGGACGAGGTCCTCGATCTGGACGCGGCCGAGCAGAGCAGTCATCTCGGCCTCGCCGGCGAGGCCACGTTGCTCGCGGCCCTGGACGAGCGCCGCACCGGGAAGATGGGCGACATCGTCGCCACCATCCAGGCCGAGCAGGACCGGATCATCCGCAGCGGCATGAACGGCGTGCTGGTGGTGCAGGGCGGCCCGGGAACGGGCAAGACGGCCGTCGCGCTGCACCGGGCCGCCTACCTGCTCTACACCTACCGGCAGCAGCTGACCAAGCGCGGCGTGCTCGTGGTCGGCCCCAACCCGACGTTCCTGCGCTACATCGGACAGGTGCTCCCCTCGCTCGGGGAGACCGGCGTGCTGCTGTCCACCGTCGGCGAGCTGTACCCGGGTGTGGTGGCCACCGGACGTGAGTCCGCCGAGGCCGCCGAGCTCAAGGGGCGTTCGGAGATGGTCTCGGTCCTGAACAACGCGGTGCGCGAGCGGCAACAGGTCCCCAAGAACTACATCGAGGTGACCTTCGACCGCGAACCGCTCCACATCGACAAGAGCACGTGCAGTCAGGCACGCACCAAGGCGCGCAAATCGCGCAAGTCGCACAACGAGGCCAGGAAGATCTTCCGCCGCGAGATGTTCTCGGCACTGGCGTTGCAGGTGGCCGACCGTCTCGGCAGGGACCTGCTCGACCAGCGCGACATCGACGACATCTCCGCGGAGCTGCGCGCCGATACCGGGGTGTGCGAGGCCCTGGAGGGGCTCTGGCCCGAGCTCGAACCGACCACGCTGCTCGACGAGCTGCTCTCCTCGCCCGAGCGGCTGCGCAAGGCGTCCCGCAAGTACTTCGACGAGCAGCAGCGGCAGGCCCTGCTGCGCGAGTCGGGGGCCGAGTGGACCCCCTCGGACGCACCGCTGCTCGACGAGTTGGCCGAGCTGCTCGGCGAGGACGACTCCGAGCAGCAGCAGGCACAGCGCCAGCAGGAGCGCGAGGAGCTGGCCTACGCCGAGGGCGTGCTGCACATCATGGAGCAGGACGAGGAGATCATCGACCCCGAGCGGCTGCGGGTCTCCGACGTGCTCGACGCCGACCTGCTGGCGCAACGGCATCGCACCGACAGCGACATGACGGCCGCGGAGCGGGCCGCAGGCGACCGCACCTGGACCTTCGGGCACGTCATCATCGACGAGGCCCAGGAGCTGTCCGCGATGGCCTGGCGCGTGCTGATGCGCAGGTGCCCGAGCCGTTCCATGACGGTGGTCGGCGACATCGCCCAGACCGGTTCCACTGCGGGGGCCAGTTCGTGGCACGAGGTGCTGTCCCCGTACGTGGCGCGGCGCTGGCGTTTGGAGGAGCTGACGATCAACTACCGGACACCTTCCGAGATCATGTCCCGCGCGGAGTCGCTGCTGTCCGCGATGGACGTGGACCTCTCAGTGCCCAACTCGGTGCGCAGCACCGGGGTGGAGCCCTACCGCCTCCGCGTGGCGGAGGAGGAGCTGCCCACCCGGGTCGCGGAGGTGACCGCGAAGGAGACGGGAGCCGTCGACGGCGGGCGGGTCGCGGTGCTGCTCCCGGCAGGCGAGCTCTCCGAGATCGGTCCCTCGATCGTCGAGCGGACTCCGGAGGCCGCCTTCGGTCCCCAGCCGGAGGGCCTGGAAGCACCGGTGATGGTGCTGACGGTGGATCAGGCCAAGGGGCTCGAGTTCGACAGCGTGGTCGTGGTCGAGCCGCAGGTGCTGCTGTCCGAGTCCAGTCGGGGGCTCAGCGATGTGTACGTGGCGCTCACCAGGAGCACCACCAGGCTGGCCGTCGTGCACACCGGCGACCTGCCCCCGGAGCTGCAGGGCCTCGAGATCGAGGAATGA
- a CDS encoding ABC transporter substrate-binding protein yields MSRTIGLSRNAALLLAVLALLVPITSCASRPGSGGQSSSGNDSASSFPVKVELSDNQSITLTEQPKRIVSLSPTATEVLYEIGAGEQVVAVGKNSDYPERAPRKDFSALDTSASAVSEYRPDLVIAQAGSADSLADGLRKIDVPVLLTPSAENLQDSYDQIKALGRATGHGERATETVNRMRSQLDELVAKTPDPGGELTYYHEISPDHFTATSDSFVGSVYRKFGLTNIADSAGDGKFPQISAEKILRADPDMIFLADTGSAGVTEEKVSRRAGWNSLTAVREGRVHELDEDIANRWGPRVVELARAISEAVTAAQKS; encoded by the coding sequence ATGAGCCGGACGATCGGACTTAGCCGCAACGCCGCCCTGCTGCTGGCCGTGCTCGCGCTGCTCGTTCCAATCACGTCGTGCGCGAGCAGACCCGGTTCCGGCGGGCAGTCGAGCAGCGGGAACGACTCCGCCTCCTCCTTCCCGGTCAAGGTCGAGCTGTCCGACAACCAGTCGATCACCCTGACGGAGCAGCCGAAGCGCATCGTCTCGTTGAGCCCGACGGCCACCGAGGTCCTCTACGAGATCGGCGCGGGCGAGCAGGTCGTCGCGGTCGGCAAGAACTCGGACTACCCGGAGAGGGCTCCGCGCAAGGACTTCTCCGCCCTGGACACCAGCGCGAGCGCCGTTTCCGAGTACCGCCCCGACCTCGTGATCGCCCAGGCGGGCAGCGCGGACTCGCTGGCCGACGGACTGCGCAAGATCGACGTGCCGGTGCTGCTCACCCCCTCGGCCGAGAACCTCCAGGACTCGTACGACCAGATCAAGGCGCTGGGACGGGCCACGGGGCACGGCGAGCGGGCCACCGAGACCGTGAACCGGATGCGCTCCCAGCTGGACGAACTGGTCGCGAAGACTCCCGACCCCGGCGGGGAGCTGACCTACTACCACGAGATCAGCCCGGACCACTTCACCGCCACGTCCGACAGCTTCGTGGGCAGCGTCTACCGGAAGTTCGGGCTGACCAACATCGCCGACTCCGCCGGCGACGGCAAGTTCCCCCAAATCTCCGCGGAGAAGATCCTGCGGGCCGACCCGGACATGATCTTCCTCGCCGACACCGGTTCCGCCGGCGTCACCGAGGAGAAGGTCTCCCGGCGAGCGGGTTGGAACAGCCTGACCGCGGTGCGCGAGGGACGGGTCCACGAGCTCGACGAGGACATCGCCAACCGCTGGGGCCCGCGCGTGGTCGAACTGGCCCGCGCGATCAGCGAGGCCGTCACCGCCGCGCAGAAGAGCTGA
- a CDS encoding FecCD family ABC transporter permease, producing MSELRASPAVTDGSPGAPGRGARPRHNVLRPVHVLCGIAALVALALLSVLLGAADLGWQRVLTEIGAQLTGGRSPLSEREAAILWQLRVPRVVLAALVGAALAISGAAFQGVFRNPLADPYLLGAAAGAGLGVTVVVITTPQVDLGSTGLAQVAAFGGALGGVGLTWLIGRSAGPDTATLVLAGVAVGSFLTAAQTFVQQLRVESLQRVYMWILGNLSTSGWDEVLVVLPTSALAAVVLCACARLLDLLGTGDEEASALGVRPGRVRALVLVAASLATASAVSVAGLIGFVGLVVPHLVRLTAGGSYRVIVPLSLLFGGSFLVGADTLARTVMAPAELPIGVVTAFTGAPFFALLLRTNRAR from the coding sequence ATGAGCGAGTTACGGGCCAGCCCCGCAGTCACGGACGGCTCTCCCGGAGCGCCCGGGCGCGGAGCACGTCCACGGCACAACGTCCTGCGGCCGGTCCACGTGCTGTGCGGGATCGCGGCGCTGGTCGCGCTGGCGCTGCTGTCCGTGCTGCTCGGCGCGGCCGATCTGGGCTGGCAGCGCGTGCTCACCGAGATCGGTGCGCAGCTGACCGGGGGACGCTCCCCGCTGTCCGAGCGGGAGGCCGCGATCCTCTGGCAGCTGCGCGTCCCCCGCGTGGTGCTCGCGGCGCTGGTCGGAGCCGCGCTGGCGATCTCGGGAGCCGCCTTCCAGGGGGTATTCCGCAATCCGCTGGCGGATCCCTACCTGCTCGGGGCGGCGGCGGGAGCAGGCCTGGGCGTGACCGTCGTGGTCATCACGACGCCGCAGGTCGATCTCGGAAGCACCGGCCTGGCCCAGGTGGCCGCTTTCGGCGGTGCGCTGGGCGGGGTCGGGCTCACCTGGTTGATCGGCCGTTCCGCGGGCCCCGACACCGCCACCCTGGTGCTGGCCGGGGTGGCCGTGGGGTCCTTCCTCACGGCGGCCCAGACGTTCGTCCAGCAGCTCCGGGTGGAGTCGCTGCAGCGCGTGTACATGTGGATCCTCGGCAACCTGAGCACCTCGGGCTGGGACGAGGTGCTCGTGGTGCTGCCGACCTCGGCGCTGGCCGCCGTGGTGCTGTGCGCGTGCGCCCGCCTGCTGGACCTGCTCGGGACCGGGGACGAGGAGGCGAGCGCGCTGGGCGTCCGACCGGGCCGGGTGCGGGCCCTGGTGCTGGTGGCCGCGTCGCTGGCCACGGCGTCGGCCGTTTCGGTGGCCGGGTTGATCGGGTTCGTCGGACTGGTCGTCCCCCATCTGGTGCGGTTGACCGCGGGGGGAAGTTACCGGGTGATAGTTCCGCTCTCGCTGTTGTTCGGCGGTTCCTTCCTGGTGGGGGCCGACACGCTGGCCCGGACCGTCATGGCTCCGGCCGAGCTCCCGATCGGCGTGGTCACCGCCTTCACCGGGGCCCCGTTCTTCGCCCTGCTGCTGCGCACGAACCGCGCGCGGTGA
- a CDS encoding ABC transporter ATP-binding protein, with product MSTVEIDGLSAGYRGRTVVSEVSAGIGSGGWLGVIGPNGSGKSTLLKAVLGLVEHTGRVLVDGRAVSGLRHRDRARALGYAPQLPQLPVGLTVTDYVLLGRSPHTGLLGRETGADLDVVAEVLDRLDLTRMADRKLPTLSGGERQRAVLARALAQRAGVLLLDEPTTGLDVGHAQELLDLVDRLRHERGTTVVSTLHDLTVAGQYAERLLLLNGGVVTAEGTPEEVLTADTLEKHYTARISVLSAPDGSPVVAPVRAAGPRQES from the coding sequence ATGAGCACCGTGGAAATCGACGGGCTCTCGGCGGGGTACCGGGGGCGCACAGTGGTCTCCGAGGTCTCCGCCGGGATCGGTTCCGGGGGCTGGCTCGGGGTCATCGGACCGAACGGCTCGGGCAAGTCCACCCTGCTCAAGGCCGTGCTCGGTCTCGTCGAGCACACCGGCCGGGTGCTCGTGGACGGGCGCGCCGTCAGCGGACTGCGCCACCGGGACCGGGCCAGGGCGCTCGGGTACGCGCCCCAGCTTCCGCAGCTGCCCGTGGGGCTGACCGTGACCGACTACGTGCTGCTCGGGCGCAGTCCGCACACGGGACTGCTGGGCAGGGAGACCGGGGCTGACCTCGACGTGGTGGCCGAGGTGCTGGATCGGCTGGACCTCACCCGGATGGCCGATCGCAAACTGCCCACCCTCTCCGGGGGTGAGCGGCAACGCGCCGTGCTGGCGCGGGCCCTGGCCCAACGCGCCGGGGTGCTGCTGCTCGACGAGCCGACCACGGGGCTGGACGTGGGGCACGCCCAGGAACTGCTGGACCTGGTCGATCGGCTGCGTCACGAGCGGGGAACCACGGTCGTGAGCACCCTGCACGACCTCACCGTGGCGGGCCAGTACGCCGAGCGCCTGTTGCTGCTGAACGGGGGTGTGGTGACGGCGGAGGGCACTCCCGAGGAGGTGCTCACGGCCGACACGCTGGAGAAGCACTACACCGCGCGGATCTCCGTGCTGTCCGCCCCGGACGGTTCCCCGGTGGTGGCGCCCGTGCGCGCCGCGGGGCCTCGGCAGGAGTCGTGA
- the lgt gene encoding prolipoprotein diacylglyceryl transferase produces the protein MTVALPTPVTTQLANIPSPDRGVWFLGPIPIRAYALCIIVGIIIAILWAERRWVARGGRKGAVTDIAVFAVPFGLVGGRLYHVITDYWRYFGADSPNPWWGIFQIWQGGLGIWGAVALGAVGAWIGCRRRGVPLPAFADAVAPGLVVAQAVGRLGNYFNQELYGGPTDLPWGLEIYQREPDPVTGVAVSDVPVEVVHPTFLYELLWNLLVALLIVWADRKFRMGHGRVFALYVAGYTAGRFWIEMMRTDPASTPFDLGIRVNVYVSALVFLLAVVYLLLARRGREEPHFLLGKPVPGDPDYGAGNSTPPESADSGQRSGRGSVTEERYEAEHARAEESPDSSAEQGGAERPNSTE, from the coding sequence GTGACTGTCGCGCTGCCGACCCCGGTGACCACGCAGCTGGCCAACATACCCAGTCCCGATCGCGGGGTCTGGTTCCTCGGTCCGATCCCCATCCGCGCCTACGCGCTCTGCATCATCGTCGGCATCATCATCGCCATCCTCTGGGCGGAGCGCCGTTGGGTGGCGCGCGGCGGCCGCAAGGGCGCGGTCACCGACATCGCAGTTTTCGCGGTTCCCTTCGGCCTGGTCGGTGGCAGGCTCTACCACGTGATCACGGACTACTGGCGCTACTTCGGCGCCGACAGTCCGAACCCGTGGTGGGGAATTTTCCAGATCTGGCAGGGCGGTCTCGGCATCTGGGGAGCCGTGGCCCTCGGCGCGGTCGGAGCCTGGATCGGTTGCAGGCGCCGCGGAGTGCCGCTGCCCGCCTTCGCCGACGCGGTGGCCCCAGGGCTCGTGGTGGCCCAGGCGGTCGGCAGACTGGGCAACTACTTCAACCAGGAGCTCTACGGCGGCCCGACCGACCTGCCCTGGGGCCTGGAGATCTACCAGCGCGAGCCGGACCCGGTCACCGGGGTGGCCGTCAGCGACGTGCCCGTCGAGGTGGTGCACCCCACGTTCCTCTACGAGCTGCTGTGGAACCTGCTCGTGGCGCTGCTGATCGTCTGGGCCGACCGCAAGTTCCGGATGGGGCACGGCAGGGTGTTCGCGCTGTACGTGGCCGGCTACACCGCGGGGCGCTTCTGGATCGAGATGATGCGCACGGACCCGGCCTCCACCCCGTTCGACCTCGGGATCAGGGTCAACGTCTACGTCTCGGCGCTGGTCTTCCTGCTGGCCGTGGTCTACCTGCTGCTCGCCCGACGGGGCCGGGAGGAGCCGCACTTCCTGCTCGGCAAACCCGTCCCGGGCGATCCCGATTACGGGGCCGGGAACTCCACGCCCCCGGAGAGCGCGGACTCGGGGCAGCGGAGCGGGCGCGGTTCCGTCACGGAGGAGAGGTACGAGGCCGAGCACGCTCGTGCTGAGGAGTCCCCGGACTCCTCAGCTGAGCAGGGGGGCGCGGAGCGGCCGAACAGCACCGAGTGA